A region from the Methylocystis iwaonis genome encodes:
- a CDS encoding biotin--[acetyl-CoA-carboxylase] ligase: MDEIDSTNDEARRLIETGERGPLWIVAARQTKGRGRLGREWISRPGNFYASFVFGEFSEVRVAPELGFVTGVAAMRALRALAGQGAFQLKWPNDLLLEGAKLGGILLECMNASTAPVAIIGVGVNLVDAPKDTPYPARALCEALSAPSREAFFAHFSDAMAEALELWNGGAGFAQIRQEWLASAAGLGQDITVVLSHEKLEGRFETIDASGRLVLETTDSRRTIEAGDVLIGPRATGGALA, translated from the coding sequence TTGGACGAGATCGACTCGACCAATGACGAAGCGCGGCGGTTGATCGAGACAGGCGAACGCGGCCCGCTGTGGATCGTGGCCGCGCGCCAGACGAAGGGGCGCGGGCGCCTCGGGCGAGAGTGGATTTCTCGACCCGGTAATTTTTACGCGAGTTTCGTTTTTGGCGAGTTTTCCGAGGTTCGCGTTGCGCCGGAACTCGGTTTCGTTACCGGGGTGGCGGCAATGCGCGCTCTTCGCGCGTTAGCCGGGCAGGGCGCTTTCCAGCTCAAATGGCCGAATGATCTGCTGCTCGAAGGCGCGAAGCTCGGCGGCATCCTCCTCGAATGCATGAACGCGTCGACGGCGCCGGTCGCAATCATCGGCGTCGGCGTCAATCTTGTAGATGCGCCCAAAGATACGCCTTATCCGGCGCGCGCGCTCTGCGAGGCGCTTTCAGCCCCCTCGCGGGAGGCGTTCTTTGCGCATTTTTCTGACGCTATGGCGGAGGCGCTCGAACTCTGGAACGGCGGCGCAGGCTTTGCGCAGATCCGGCAGGAATGGCTGGCTTCCGCGGCCGGGCTTGGACAGGACATAACCGTCGTGCTGAGCCATGAAAAGCTCGAAGGGCGTTTCGAGACCATCGACGCCTCCGGGCGGCTGGTTCTCGAAACGACGGACAGCCGACGCACCATTGAAGCAGGCGACGTGCTCATTGGCCCGCGCGCAACCGGAGGGGCGCTGGCAT
- the nuoN gene encoding NADH-quinone oxidoreductase subunit NuoN: MPFFAELTHHFLPEVILAVGVMLLILIGAFRGEKGFSLVDEMAVGILGLAVVVILLSSKQVDVTVFDGAFIDDAFSRFLKVLTLVGAMASILLSVDWLQRNGLEKFEYPVLVMLSTLGMMLLISADNLIALYLGLELMSLALYVMAAFARDDGRASEAGLKYFVLGALSSGMMLYGSSLLYGFSGTVSFAGIAQAVTEQPPVGVIFGLVFVLAGLAFKISAAPFHMWTPDVYEGAPTPVTTFFASSAKMAAFAITARFVITAFPAITTQWRQIIIFLAIASTLLGSFAAIGQNNIKRLMAYSSIGHMGFALIGLAAGSEAGVKGVIVYLSVYLVMTLGSFAAILAMRINGRNVENISDLAGLSRTNGLMAFFFAMLMFSLAGIPPLAGFFAKYYVFLAAVDAGLYPLAVTGVLTSAVAAFYYLRVVKVMYFDEPAPGFDRSPLAVRAVLALSTVAVLGFWVYPAPIMDAATAAAKSLF, from the coding sequence ATGCCCTTCTTCGCAGAACTCACGCATCACTTCCTTCCCGAGGTCATTCTGGCCGTCGGCGTGATGCTGTTGATCCTGATCGGCGCCTTTCGCGGCGAGAAGGGTTTCAGCCTCGTCGACGAGATGGCCGTCGGCATCCTCGGCCTCGCCGTTGTCGTCATCCTATTGTCGAGCAAACAGGTGGACGTGACCGTCTTCGACGGCGCCTTCATCGACGACGCCTTCTCGCGCTTTCTGAAGGTCCTCACGCTCGTCGGCGCCATGGCGTCGATCCTGCTGTCGGTCGACTGGCTGCAGCGCAATGGGCTCGAGAAATTCGAATATCCCGTCCTCGTCATGCTCTCCACGCTGGGCATGATGCTGCTGATCTCCGCCGACAATCTGATCGCGCTCTATCTCGGGCTCGAGCTGATGTCGCTGGCCCTTTACGTCATGGCCGCCTTTGCGCGCGACGACGGAAGGGCGTCGGAAGCGGGCCTCAAATATTTCGTGCTCGGCGCTTTGTCGTCCGGCATGATGCTCTACGGCTCGTCGCTGCTCTATGGCTTCTCCGGCACGGTGTCCTTCGCGGGCATCGCCCAGGCGGTCACCGAGCAGCCGCCGGTCGGCGTGATCTTCGGCCTCGTCTTCGTCCTGGCCGGCCTCGCCTTCAAGATTTCGGCCGCGCCTTTCCATATGTGGACGCCGGACGTCTATGAGGGCGCCCCGACGCCGGTCACGACCTTCTTCGCGTCTTCGGCCAAGATGGCGGCCTTCGCCATCACCGCCCGCTTTGTGATCACGGCCTTCCCGGCGATCACCACTCAGTGGCGTCAGATCATCATCTTTCTCGCCATCGCCTCGACGCTGCTCGGCTCCTTCGCCGCGATTGGCCAGAACAACATCAAGCGTCTGATGGCCTATTCCTCGATCGGCCACATGGGCTTCGCGCTGATCGGTCTTGCTGCGGGCAGTGAGGCTGGCGTCAAGGGCGTCATCGTGTATCTGTCGGTCTATCTCGTGATGACGCTTGGCTCCTTCGCCGCGATCCTCGCGATGCGGATCAACGGCCGGAACGTCGAGAATATCTCGGACCTGGCGGGTCTTTCGCGCACCAACGGCCTGATGGCGTTCTTCTTCGCGATGCTGATGTTCTCGCTCGCGGGCATCCCGCCGCTCGCCGGCTTCTTCGCCAAATATTACGTGTTCCTTGCGGCAGTCGATGCGGGTCTCTACCCGCTTGCCGTCACCGGCGTGCTGACCTCTGCGGTTGCCGCCTTCTACTATCTGCGCGTCGTCAAGGTCATGTATTTCGACGAGCCGGCCCCCGGCTTCGATCGTTCGCCGCTCGCCGTCCGCGCGGTGCTCGCGCTGTCGACGGTCGCCGTGCTCGGCTTCTGGGTCTATCCGGCGCCGATCATGGATGCGGCGACCGCCGCCGCAAAATCGCTGTTCTAA